A section of the Hirschia baltica ATCC 49814 genome encodes:
- a CDS encoding TRAP transporter large permease codes for MADYLHILMFAAAFIALLAGYQVALTLGGIALAFAALGVAFDVFEPRALIFWPSRILGNMSNQVLAAVPLFVIMGVILEKSRVAEDLLIATGRLLSGVRGGLGYAVVIVGALLAASTGIVGATVVTMTLIALPSMLRQGYDKRIAAGTIAASGTLGQIIPPSIVLIVLADTVSNANAEARQAMGQPPSPVSAGDLFTGALLPGMLLVGLYLAYLAFIAIKNPASMPARSQNIDIDQDQDIPSVARTAFSFIAPITLIIAVLGSILGGFTSPTEAAAVGAIGAIILAGIRIRLDDEKTSPFMVISIAGAFALILLILTVWGLKLGWLGNLPEDAPPSLFFSSSLLGKIYAALICGLIGAGTFASLFTLGSSQKLQTSFNSAAQITSMIFLILICAGLFSIVFRGLGGDEFIEHLLINIPGGMWGALAVTMLVMFLMGFFLDFLEITFIIVPLVAPPLIMLGADPVWLAILMAMNLQTSFLTPPFGFALFYLKGAAPPEIDTPDIWRGAIPFIGLQIIALLAVVFIPQLVTALI; via the coding sequence ATGGCTGATTATCTTCACATACTCATGTTTGCGGCTGCTTTCATAGCATTGCTTGCCGGTTATCAGGTCGCTTTGACACTAGGGGGCATTGCACTCGCATTTGCCGCACTTGGCGTCGCCTTTGACGTGTTTGAACCACGTGCATTGATATTCTGGCCGAGCCGTATCCTTGGAAATATGAGTAATCAAGTGCTTGCTGCGGTGCCGCTCTTTGTGATTATGGGCGTAATCTTGGAAAAGTCCCGGGTCGCAGAAGATCTTCTCATTGCAACAGGGCGATTGCTCTCAGGAGTGCGCGGCGGACTTGGCTATGCTGTTGTAATAGTCGGCGCTTTGCTAGCCGCATCCACAGGGATTGTCGGCGCAACAGTGGTCACAATGACTTTGATCGCCCTGCCCAGCATGCTCAGGCAAGGCTATGACAAACGCATTGCAGCCGGCACGATTGCCGCTTCTGGGACGCTTGGTCAGATCATCCCGCCTTCTATTGTTTTGATTGTGCTAGCTGATACTGTATCGAATGCGAATGCCGAAGCTCGCCAAGCAATGGGGCAGCCGCCCTCACCTGTCAGTGCGGGTGATTTGTTCACCGGTGCGCTATTACCCGGAATGCTGCTTGTCGGACTTTATCTTGCCTATTTGGCGTTTATTGCCATTAAAAACCCGGCATCCATGCCAGCGCGCTCTCAAAACATAGATATTGATCAAGATCAGGACATCCCTTCTGTTGCACGCACGGCTTTTTCTTTCATCGCACCAATAACACTCATCATTGCAGTGCTTGGGTCTATTCTTGGTGGGTTCACCTCTCCCACAGAAGCCGCAGCTGTTGGCGCTATTGGAGCGATAATACTGGCCGGTATTCGTATCCGACTGGATGATGAAAAAACATCTCCATTTATGGTAATAAGTATAGCGGGGGCTTTTGCGCTTATTCTTCTCATTCTAACGGTTTGGGGATTAAAGCTTGGCTGGTTAGGAAACTTACCCGAAGATGCGCCACCAAGCCTGTTCTTCAGCAGCTCATTGTTGGGCAAGATTTACGCTGCCCTCATATGCGGTTTGATAGGCGCTGGAACATTTGCTTCTTTATTCACGCTGGGAAGCAGTCAAAAACTCCAGACCTCTTTTAATAGCGCCGCTCAGATTACCTCTATGATATTCCTCATACTCATATGTGCTGGCTTATTCTCTATCGTATTTCGCGGTCTTGGCGGTGATGAATTCATAGAGCATTTATTGATAAATATTCCAGGCGGTATGTGGGGTGCCCTCGCCGTGACAATGCTCGTCATGTTCCTCATGGGCTTCTTTCTGGATTTTCTTGAAATCACCTTCATTATCGTGCCGCTGGTTGCACCGCCCCTGATTATGCTAGGCGCGGACCCAGTCTGGTTGGCCATTCTTATGGCGATGAACTTGCAAACCAGTTTCCTAACGCCGCCATTTGGATTTGCGCTGTTTTATCTCAAAGGGGCAGCTCCGCCAGAAATAGACACGCCAGATATTTGGCGCGGCGCTATCCCATTTATCGGATTGCAAATTATTGCACTGCTAGCTGTGGTGTTTATTCCACAATTAGTGACCGCTTTAATATGA